Proteins found in one Apostichopus japonicus isolate 1M-3 chromosome 16, ASM3797524v1, whole genome shotgun sequence genomic segment:
- the LOC139982047 gene encoding uncharacterized protein, whose amino-acid sequence MDSLVGLLVWCAVLVTSDGALQGGTDDPVGISFLDCAGSSVLARAPTSQEEISIYTSIPEVRLGFPQRYLDMINDTYGGDHFEFMSEQQFILDNRPLYGDKLVIGDQRDYALQFLVDDGDVPTRCGGCFYQALVQNSSYRHGCPADIIIDVPTDCVRTSFHVDWIEPSDVTEESVFVTRSDIAREGPAPGDAFNPGVHTISYRPTERNSDFENCTFSVTLNANCPSDNVRTIIGPMQFGSTRVSSFSNSTLRFCPMSFGNMTLSTANVSRAVASCIYNADLGPVWREPADLTDCLKGVTDRFTLILQVLNNITVRLEQKLFVSHNEIVEVGLAIDSFSRLNDDNVDDPDFINQNAQLLRELIRLNITSVEVCKGCIFINIVDISERGAEGVFGRGRGVHNITEKYPEKMFAFCIEQITVFECFSSKLTKTEHLIYIYLTFSKQ is encoded by the exons ATGGATTCATTGGTTGGACTGCTTGTTTGGTGCGCGGTGCTAGTAACTTCGGACGGAGCTTTGCAGGGGGGTACAGATG ATCCGGTCGGTATATCCTTCCTCGATTGCGCCGGTTCTTCTGTCCTCGCCAGAGCACCCACCAGCCAGGAAGAGATAAGCATCTATACCTCGATACCAGAGGTACGGCTGGGGTTCCCCCAGAGGTATCTGGACATGATCAACGACACATACGGCGGCGATCACTTCGAGTTTATGAGCGAGCAACAGTTCATATTGGATAACCGTCCCTTGTACGGCGACAAACTCGTGATCGGTGATCAGAGGGACTATGCTCTCCAGTTTCTGGTAGATGATGGCGACGTACCTACCCGCTGCGGGGGTTGCTTTTATCAAGCATTGGTTCAAAACT CTTCGTACCGACACGGATGTCCCGCAGACATCATCATAGATGTCCCGACAGATTGCGTCAGAACGTCCTTTCACGTTGATTGGATAGAACCTTCTGACGTCACCGAGGAAAGTGTTTTCGTCACTCGTAGTGATATTGCTCGCGAAGGACCTGCTCCAGGGGACGCCTTTAATCCAGGGGTTCACACCATCTCGTACAGACCTACAGAGAGGAATTCTGACTTTGAAAATTGCACGTTTTCAGTTACTTTGAATG CCAATTGCCCTTCCGACAACGTCAGGACTATCATTGGTCCAATGCAGTTTGGCTCAACGCGAGTTAGTTCATTTTCTAATTCAACTTTAAGATTCTGCCCGATGTCTTTCGGCAATATGA CTTTGAGTACGGCAAATGTGTCGAGAGCAGTCGCCTCGTGCATTTACAATGCCGATCTTGGACCCGTTTGGAGAGAACCAGCAGATTTGACCGATTGTTTGAAGGGTGTCACTGATAGGTTCACTCTGATCCTACAG GTATTGAACAACATCACAGTTAGACTGGAACAGAAATTGTTTGTCTCGCATAATGAAATCGTCGAGGTGGGGTTGGCAATCGATTCCTTCTCGAGATTAAACGATGATAATGTTGATGATCCAGACTTTATAAACCAAAATGCTCAACTGTTACGAGAACTGATTCGTCTTAATATCACTTCAGTAGAGGTTTGTAAAGGttgtatatttataaatattgttgACATCTCGGAGAGAGGAGCGGAAGGCGTTTTTGGAAGGGGGCGTGGTGTACACAATATTACTGAGAAATATCCCGAAAAAATGTTTGCATTCTGTATAGAACAAATTACAGTATTTGAGTGTTTTTCATCAAAACTGACTAAAACAGAGCACTTAATTTACATTTACTTAACCTTCTCGAAACAATGA
- the LOC139982046 gene encoding adhesion G-protein coupled receptor G2-like — MDSDNNDAADDRSLNGILTSLEDQARTQISSGQSYTGVEENVALFNVVLNGTGERVSLSFGNFKLELSDPDESVLGELDQSMLRTTGDRIDTPQNAVLTSISLPKNIQTLTNGGSLMVSFFLYRDASLFQSTGQTVGLLGPSVRQVVGSQVIATIIHNVSASSTFNQSDQLVTTFTPIMVANENEQLLQDRICVFWDTDTLRWSTEGCTLNISSSSRVVCQCTHATSFAILVNVEEQNPVFTWISQIGVTISAFALLVTIFSILSVRKLREKTPWKVHVSLMLALLGLYLVFLFGADQTAYRNVCIVIAAVMHYFLLASFMWMFFEGVLLYKSIVNTRVNNTLPKFVWYSSVAAWGLPVLPAIAPTVLHYADDQYKLQEFYELEIYCFLKPDTLMMFVGLIGVMAGILAFNFLIFIMIVARLKRRRSDRTGQGFGRKLVTFVAIICLFGLTWFIGFFAIRDATFAVSVAFAALNAFQGFFIFLLFALREKAILQLWAAPCIGLKKIQSSKSASASSRRNGTKKSDGTASGAAHSNPSFSNGGPTTDG, encoded by the exons ATGGACAGCGACAACAACGACGCTGCCGACGACAGATCCTTGAACGGCATTCTAACGTCGCTTGAAGACCAGGCTCGAACTCAGATTTCAAGCGGACAAAGCTACACAGGGGTGGAAGAGAACGTGGCCCTGTTCAACGTTGTACTGAACGGGACGGGGGAGAGGGTCTCTCTCAGCTTCGGTAACTTTAAGCTAGAACTTAGCGACCCCGATGAGAGTGTCCTGGGCGAGCTCGACCAATCAATGTTGAGGACCACTGGTGACCGGATAGACACACCTCAGAATGCTGTTCTTACGTCGATTTCCCTACCGAAAAATATCCAGACTTTAACAAACG gaGGGTCCTTGATGGTGAGTTTCTTTCTCTACCGTGACGCATCTCTCTTCCAAAGTACTGGTCAAACAGTGGGTCTACTCGGGCCTTCCGTGAGGCAAGTGGTAGGGAGTCAAGTTATCGCTACCATCATTCACAACGTGAGCGCATCTAGTACTTTCAACCAAAGCGATCAACTCGTGACGACCTTTACACCTATTATG GTGGCGAACGAAAACGAGCAACTTCTACAGGACAGAATTTGTGTATTTTGGGACACAGACACACTACGATGGTCGACCGAAGGGTGCACATTAAACATATCTAGCTCATCGAGGGTGGTATGCCAATGTACACACGCTACAAGCTTCGCTATATTAGTT AATGTTGAAGAACAGAACCCGGTTTTTACTTGGATCAGTCAGATTGGTGTCACAATATCAGCATTTGCCCTTTTGGTCACCATCTTTAGTATCCTTTCCGTCAG AAAGCTGCGTGAAAAAACTCCTTGGAAGGTTCACGTTAGCTTGATGCTTGCTCTGTTGGGCCTTTACCTCGTGTTtctgttcggtgctgatcagaCCGCTTATCGTAATGTCTGCATAGTCATTGCCGCAGTCATGCATTACTTTCTATTGGCCTCTTTCATGTGGATGTTTTTTGAGGGCGTGCTTCTCTACAAGAGCATCGTGAATACGAGAGTTAACAACACACTCCCTAAATTCGTATGGTACAGTTCCGTGGCAGCGTGGG GGTTACCTGTCCTTCCCGCTATCGCCCCAACTGTCTTGCACTACGCCGATGACCAGTATAAGTTACAGGAATTTTACGAACTTGAAATATA CTGTTTCCTCAAACCTGATACTCTGATGATGTTTGTCGGTTTAATCGGGGTCATGGCCGGCATCTTGGCATTCAATTTTCTCATCTTTATCATGATCGTTGCTCGCCTAAAACGCCGCAGATCTGACAGAACCGGCCAAGGTTTCGGCAGGAAGTTAGTCACGTTCGTCGCCATCATATGCCTATTTGGACTGACGTGGTTCATCGGTTTCTTTGCGATAAGAGATGCGACCTTCGCGGTGAGTGTAGCATTTGCTGCCCTAAACGCGTTCCAAGGCTTTTTCATCTTCTTGCTTTTCGCCTTACGAGAGAAGGCTATTCTCCAGCTATGGGCCGCGCCCTGTATCGGACTCAAGAAAATACAATCGTCAAAGTCTGCGTCGGCGTCTTCAAGGAGAAATGGTACCAAGAAATCGGACGGAACGGCTTCGGGAGCTGCTCATTCAAATCCATCGTTCTCGAACGGCGGTCCAACGACCGATGGCTGA